Proteins from a single region of Heterodontus francisci isolate sHetFra1 chromosome 29, sHetFra1.hap1, whole genome shotgun sequence:
- the LOC137346125 gene encoding claudin-4-like, with protein MGSAILEIIALFLFVNGLLCVILTCSLPLWKVPAFQGANIVTALQTWEGLWMDCVWQSTGELVCNTFDSMLILSEDLQVARALTTTAAVLAALGILLTIAGASWTKLINGVSCKARLISAAGFIFTVTGVLQLIPVAWTASNIIRDFYSEFTPDGVKKELGPCLYIGMAAAVLFIAGSGLLWSSCYTWKTQRTSPAHYTPGQANYSQSHYV; from the coding sequence ATGGGATCTGCCATTCTCGAGATTATTGCCCTCTTCCTCTTTGTCAATGGGTTGCTCTGTGTTATCCTGACTTGCTCGTTGCCCCTGTGGAAGGTGCCAGCCTTCCAAGGGGCCAACATCGTGACGGCTCTGCAGACCTGGGAGGGGCTATGGATGGATTGCGTGTGGCAGAGCACCGGCGAGCTGGTCTGCAACACCTTCGACTCCATGCTGATTCTGAGCGAGGACCTGCAAGTGGCCAGGGCTCTGACCACCACGGCGGCCGTGCTGGCGGCCCTCGGCATCCTGCTGACCATCGCCGGAGCCAGCTGGACCAAGCTCATCAACGGCGTGTCCTGCAAGGCCCGGCTCATCTCCGCCGCCGGGTTCATCTTCACGGTGACCGGCGTTCTGCAGCTCATCCCAGTGGCGTGGACGGCCAGCAACATCATCCGAGATTTCTACAGCGAGTTCACTCCCGATGGCGTCAAGAAAGAGTTGGGGCCGTGTTTGTATATTGGCATGGCGGCTGCTGTACTCTTCATTGCTGGCAGTGGCCTTCTGTGGAGCTCCTGTTACACATGGAAAACACAGAGAACTTCTCCAGCACATTACACCCCTGGTCAAGCAAACTATAGTCAGAGTCATTATGTCTAG